The following coding sequences lie in one Arachis hypogaea cultivar Tifrunner chromosome 9, arahy.Tifrunner.gnm2.J5K5, whole genome shotgun sequence genomic window:
- the LOC112709902 gene encoding ruvB-like protein 1 (The sequence of the model RefSeq protein was modified relative to this genomic sequence to represent the inferred CDS: added 90 bases not found in genome assembly) has translation MEKMRIEEVQSTTKKQRVATHTHIKGLGLEASGRALPFASGFVGQAEAREACGLVVDMIRQKKMAGRALLLAGPPGTGKTALALGISQELGTKVPFCPMVGSEVYSSEVKKTEVLMENFRRAIGLRIKENKEVYEGEVTELSPEETESVTGGYGKSISHVIIGLKTVKGTKQLKLDPTIYDALIKEKVAVGDVIYIEANSGAVKRVGRSDAFATEFDLEAEEYVPLPKGEVHKKKEIVQDVTLHDLDAANARPQGGQDILSLMGQMMKPRKTEITDKLRQEINKVVNRYIDEGVAELVPGVLFIDEVHMLDMECFSYLNRALESSLSPIVIFATNRGICNVRGTDMTSPHGIPVDLLDRLVIIRTQTYGPAEMIQILAIRAQVEELVVDEESLAFLGEIGQRTSLRHAVQLLSPASVVSKMNGRDSICKGDLDEVCSLYLDAKSSARLLQEQQEKYIS, from the exons GCTAGTGGAAGAGCATTGCCTTTTGCTTCTGGTTTTGTGGGACAAGCAGAGGCAAGAGAAGCATGTGGCCTTGTGGTTGACATGATAAGGCAGAAGAAGATGGCTGGCAGGGCACTCCTCCTTGCCGGTCCACCCGGTACCGGAAAGACTGCATTGGCACTAGGGATAAGTCAAGAGCTTGGAACCAAG GTTCCATTTTGCCCTATGGTTGGCTCAGAAGTATACTCGTCCGAGGTAAAGAAGACAGAGGTTCTGATGGAGAATTTTCGACGGGCTATTGGTCTGCGTATCAAGGAAAACAAGGAAGTTTATGAAGGAGAg GTAACCGAGCTCTCCCCTGAAGAAACTGAGAGTGTAACAGGCGGTTATGGTAAAAGTATAAGCCATGTAATAATTGGATTGAAAACTGTGAAAGGAACCAAGCAACTGAAGTTGGACCCCACCATATATGATGCCTTGATTAAGGAAAAG GTAGCTGTTGGAGATGTTATATACATCGAAGCAAATAGTGGAGCTGTGAAAAGGGTGGGCCGAAGTGATGCTTTCGCTACAGAGTTTGACCTTGAAGCAGAAGAGTATGTCCCACTTCCTAAGGGAGAGGTTCACAAGAAAAAAGAGATTGTTCAG GATGTAACGCTACATGATCTGGATGCTGCCAATGCACGACCTCAAGGTGGGCAAGATATTCTGTCTCTTATGGGCCAGATGATGAAACCTAGGAAAACAGAAATCACTGACAAGCTGAGACAAGAAATTAACAAG GTTGTCAACCGATATATTGATGAAGGTGTAGCAGAGCTTGTCCCTGGAGTTCTATTTATTGATGAG GTGCACATGCTAGATATGGAATGCTTTTCCTATTTGAATCGTGCTTTAGAGAGCTCGCTCTCTCCAATAGTAATTTTTGCTACAAACAGAGGGATATGCAATGTGAG AGGGACCGACATGACCAGCCCTCATGGCATACCTGTTGACCTATTGGATAGGTTGGTAATCATTCGAACACAAACGTATGGTCCTGCTGAAATGATACAG ATTCTAGCTATTCGTGCTCAAGTAGAGGAGCTGGTTGTTGATGAGGAAAGTTTAGCATTCCTCGGGGAAATTGGACAACGGACATCTTTAAG GCATGCTGTTCAACTTCTATCACCTGCCAGCGTTGTATCGAAAATGAATGGCCGAGACAGCATTTGCAAG GGGGATCTTGATGAAGTTTGTTCGCTATACTTGGACGCTAAGTCATCAGCCAGGCTACTTCAAGAGCAGCAGGAAAAATACATctcataa
- the LOC140172825 gene encoding F-box/kelch-repeat protein At3g23880-like, translating to MEQPHDYDERKPLRVTSNTPKLLLSSTVTSSQPLLVLPDELLTEILTRLPARLLLRLRSVCRSWRTLISSSQFANYHIQRSIAADPSLSGPRVAFHHSFEFNCITFGDFSLQSLVENPSEPTEVVLFEERPRCHEINSSCNGLLCMHGGAHSLNNSIMLWNPYTGLTSQSLKIRGFIWNSGFGYDHVNDKYKLVAVVKQMRDRKPQTRIYTFCGNPSMRTIQDMPCGVVGDETGVFVPGTATLNWVCQHMEYLVISLDLVKETFSEFSLSLKDPDNKTFDFPQLCVLRNCLAACVSHDEKTHWSVWLMEEYGVPQSWTKFASISCHPSLSGHHLRPLYIWENYVLMAAAAYSKIVLYNLDHDVFEFPVLEHTPPSNKLGLYFCIYHESLVSPPYRSLPSTSSQIQLIKP from the coding sequence ATGGAGCAGCCTCATGATTATGACGAGAGGAAGCCTTTAAGAGTCACCAGCAACACCCCGAAACTGCTGCTGTCTTCGACGGTAACGTCATCGCAGCCGCTGCTTGTCCTTCCGGATGAACTCCTCACAGAAATCTTGACGAGGCTTCCGGCAAGGTTACTTCTTCGTTTACGGAGTGTGTGCCGTTCATGGAGAACTCTAATTTCCAGCTCCCAATTCGCCAACTATCATATTCAACGTTCAATCGCCGCTGATCCAAGTTTGAGTGGGCCACGAGTTGCTTTTCATCATAGTTTTGAATTCAATTGCATCACATTCGGAGATTTCTCCTTACAATCCTTGGTCGAGAACCCTTCCGAACCTACAGAAGTCGTTCTCTTCGAGGAGAGACCACGTTGCCACGAAATTAATAGCTCTTGCAATGGATTGCTGTGCATGCATGGGGGTGCTCACAGCCTCAACAACAGTATCATGTTGTGGAATCCCTATACTGGATTGACATCCCAATCGCTGAAAATTAGGGGTTTCATATGGAATTCCGGTTTCGGCTATGATCATGTGAATGACAAGTACAAACTTGTTGCGGTTGTAAAGCAGATGCGGGATCGGAAACCCCAAACCAGAATTTATACATTTTGTGGGAACCCTTCCATGAGAACAATTCAAGATATGCCGTGTGGCGTAGTTGGTGATGAAACGGGGGTATTTGTGCCTGGCACCGCCACTCTTAATTGGGTTTGTCAGCATATGGAGTACTTGGTTATTTCCCTTGACTTGGTGAAGGAGACTTTTAGTGAGTTTTCTCTGTCTCTCAAGGATCCAGACAATAAAACCTTCGACTTCCCACAGTTATGTGTGCTGAGGAACTGCCTCGCAGCTTGTGTCAGCCATGATGAGAAGACTCATTGGTCTGTGTGGCTGATGGAAGAGTATGGAGTGCCTCAATCTTGGACTAAATTTGCCAGCATCTCCTGCCACCCGAGTCTATCTGGTCATCATTTACGCCCATTGTATATCTGGGAAAATTATGTTCTTATGGCGGCTGCAGCATATTCAAAGATAGTTCTGTATAACTTAGATCATGACGTCTTTGAATTTCCTGTATTGGAACATACTCCTCCGTCTAACAAACTGGGATTGTACTTCTGTATTTATCACGAAAGCTTAGTTTCACCACCATATCGTAGCCTTCCAAGTACATCATCCCAGATCCAGTTAATCAAACCCTAA
- the LOC112709904 gene encoding probable CoA ligase CCL8, with the protein MSCSFKTFNKHLALLCFHKCITSYGFIPSLSHFLPPLLSSRSAQLLHHLASHSASVMEVFKAVAKNELATHGSVAIRADQKSYSYRQLILSAEKISNILCGSDVKAGNLSGARIGIVAKPSAEFVAGVLGTWFSGGVAVPLALSYPEPELLHVINNSDVSTILSTEDHSELMQNLANKTSSQFFHLPPVLAKPSEKSSDEDSQNGEIDVDRIFRDNIGKPSEDPALILYTSGTTGKPKGVVHTHRSIAAQVQTLANAWEYTSADKFLHCLPLHHVHGLFNALFAPLYAGSSVEFMPKFSVRGIWQRWRESYPSEGSKVDDAITVFTGVPTMYTRLIQGYHAMDPELQATSASAARNLRLMMCGSSALPQPVMQEWEAITGHRLLERYGMTEVSTLYLLSCSAFNFA; encoded by the exons accttcactttctcactttcttccacCGCTTCTGAGCTCGCGTTCCGCTCAGCTTCTACATCACTTGG CTTCTCATTCTGCTTCAGTTATGGAGGTGTTCAAAGCAGTTGCCAAGAACGAACTTGCAACTCATGGAAGTGTTGCTATCAGAGCTGACCAGAAGAGTTATAGTTACAGGCAACTAATCTTGTCCGCAGAGAAGATATCTAATATATTGTGCGGCAGTGATGTAAAGGCA GGAAACCTTAGTGGAGCTCGGATAGGAATTGTAGCCAAACCCTCTGCCGAATTTGTAGCTGGAGTACTTGGGACTTGGTTTAGTGGAGGTGTTGCTGTTCCACTTGCACTAAGCTATCCAGAACCAGAGCTCTTACATGTGATTAATAATTCG GATGTGTCCACAATACTGAGTACTGAAGATCATAGTGAATTAATGCAAAACCTTGCCAATAAAACCTCTTCTCAGTTTTTTCATCTCCCACCTGTTCTCGCTAAGCCCTCAGAGAAAAGCAGTGATGAAGATTCACAAAATGGGGAAATTGATGTTGATAGAATTTTCCGGGACAATATTGGAAAACCAA GTGAAGATCCAGCACTGATTTTGTACACGAGTGGGACAACAGGTAAACCTAAAGGAGTGGTTCATACTCACAGAAGCATTGCTGCCCAG GTCCAAACCTTGGCAAATGCATGGGAGTATACATCTGCTGATAAGTTTCTACACTGCCTACCGTTGCAT CATGTTCATGGACTTTTCAATGCTTTATTTGCCCCTCTCTATGCAGGATCCTCG GTTGAATTTATGCCAAAATTTAGTGTGAGGGGAATTTGGCAGAGATGGCGTGAGTCATATCCATCCGAAGGATCTAAGGTTGATGATGCTATAACTGTTTTCACTGGA GTTCCAACTATGTACACCCGGTTGATACAAGGTTATCATGCAATGGATCCTGAGCTACAAGCCACCTCAGCATCTGCTGCACGGAACTTGCGTCTTATG ATGTGTGGGTCCTCTGCACTCCCTCAACCTGTTATGCAAGAATGGGAAGCCATCACTGGGCATCGCTTATTGGAGCGATATGGCATGACTGAAGTAAGTACCCTCTACCTGTTAAGTTGTTCAGCTTTCAACTTTGCATAG